A portion of the Limnochordia bacterium genome contains these proteins:
- a CDS encoding M60 family metallopeptidase, giving the protein MSYVELGLVLLLCGIFICSTMGLVVYAKEERDDDGQIVTMVLDQRGILAVDRETKLFGGPSRYLPTGVYKKPDEPIIIAVSSTDQKVFPQVVISDPILQHYVEGNKDGIPLKEGKNVISTPQGGVVHLINESDKTSTPPVVTIEGGEKFTYFVLGEHTLEDWYAMLEEYKDIPAIELVGERVFITASYNTAKDIDDPIKLLQCIDEAIEVENRVSGLDESSPDPRHRPSQYRQHMRENNSPGTYMYMFYNHTGYNSDAMKTILNTQRFTQNGWGPWHELGHTYQQGPWKWDGVGEVTVNIYSLHVQKHFGNKTRLEQEGCYDRAFAYLNQPDKDYNKIDDLFVKLVMFWQLDLAFGDDFYPTLHRTYREMPKWQRPTNDHDKIQTFIATSSQVADRNLGPFFEMWGLIPTQRTNEQISHLPDLTRPIWSLTDANTKEIMGALGHLAGVTLTCVTPVEIEAPELVVERVRIAVDGEEVYQGARVPVDLVLKPAELARGNHQITATIIDDQGEQHHHQATFRVEHFHLTQPKRSEQGAERLSGLVNVIIEPVIPPGDIVGVTAALQRIVVDLGATETPPTSRQILFADESLPLCFPMNTLEFVDGAYDLIVNATTVGGVFSELKERIVIRNWEVLEDHILPPQKLAWFGTRDSLKTVEKSDGWVYAQNNKEQFFGDGDRIMRGNDEEQYLIWSMPNLYEYAVTLYATTTTIEANVLMQLSVDGESWVDVSYRPVVSTDDNQWFKLDVLGTVPKEVPAGFFRIVFTGNDLPTDELQLGFIRLSGVVDGASLELLD; this is encoded by the coding sequence ATGAGCTACGTTGAGTTAGGCTTAGTACTGTTACTGTGTGGCATATTCATCTGCAGCACGATGGGGTTAGTGGTATATGCCAAGGAGGAGCGTGATGACGATGGGCAAATAGTAACCATGGTACTTGATCAAAGGGGTATTCTTGCCGTTGATCGGGAAACCAAGCTTTTTGGTGGACCAAGTAGGTATTTACCAACGGGTGTATATAAGAAGCCTGATGAACCAATCATTATTGCCGTAAGTTCCACAGATCAAAAGGTATTTCCCCAGGTTGTCATATCTGACCCGATACTACAGCACTATGTTGAGGGGAACAAGGACGGGATCCCCCTCAAAGAAGGTAAGAATGTCATTTCCACTCCCCAGGGTGGAGTCGTCCACCTCATTAACGAAAGCGACAAGACGAGTACCCCACCTGTCGTCACGATTGAAGGCGGAGAGAAGTTTACCTACTTTGTTTTAGGCGAACATACCCTAGAAGACTGGTATGCGATGCTTGAAGAGTACAAGGATATTCCCGCGATCGAATTGGTTGGAGAACGGGTGTTTATCACGGCTAGCTACAATACTGCTAAAGATATCGATGATCCCATCAAGTTGCTCCAGTGTATTGATGAGGCCATAGAGGTGGAAAACAGGGTATCGGGGCTAGATGAGAGTAGCCCAGACCCAAGGCATAGACCGAGTCAGTACCGCCAGCATATGCGGGAGAACAATTCTCCAGGAACCTATATGTACATGTTCTATAACCATACAGGATACAATTCCGATGCGATGAAGACGATACTAAACACCCAACGCTTCACCCAAAATGGCTGGGGTCCTTGGCATGAACTCGGACATACCTATCAACAGGGCCCGTGGAAGTGGGATGGCGTGGGTGAAGTAACGGTGAATATCTACTCTTTGCATGTTCAAAAGCATTTTGGGAACAAGACTAGGTTAGAGCAAGAAGGATGTTATGATCGGGCCTTTGCTTACTTGAATCAGCCGGATAAGGACTACAACAAGATTGACGATCTATTTGTGAAATTGGTGATGTTCTGGCAGCTAGACCTCGCCTTTGGGGATGACTTCTACCCCACACTCCATCGGACCTATCGGGAGATGCCCAAGTGGCAGCGTCCAACAAATGATCATGATAAGATCCAGACATTCATTGCGACCAGTTCCCAGGTGGCAGATCGTAATCTAGGTCCATTCTTCGAAATGTGGGGACTAATACCTACACAAAGAACGAACGAGCAGATTTCTCATTTGCCGGATTTAACCCGACCGATTTGGTCGTTAACAGACGCAAACACCAAGGAGATCATGGGTGCCCTTGGTCATCTCGCAGGGGTGACCCTAACCTGTGTGACTCCTGTGGAGATAGAGGCACCGGAACTGGTCGTGGAGAGAGTCCGCATTGCAGTCGATGGTGAAGAAGTGTATCAGGGAGCAAGGGTTCCTGTAGATCTGGTACTAAAACCAGCGGAGCTTGCCAGGGGAAATCATCAGATTACTGCAACCATCATCGATGATCAAGGTGAACAACACCACCATCAAGCTACTTTTAGAGTGGAACACTTTCACCTGACTCAGCCTAAACGTAGTGAACAGGGAGCAGAAAGACTAAGTGGTCTGGTGAATGTTATTATTGAACCGGTTATTCCACCAGGCGATATTGTTGGTGTAACTGCCGCGTTGCAAAGAATTGTGGTAGATCTGGGAGCCACTGAGACACCACCGACATCTAGGCAGATACTGTTCGCAGATGAATCCCTGCCGCTTTGCTTTCCGATGAACACCTTAGAATTCGTGGATGGAGCCTACGATTTGATCGTCAATGCTACCACAGTGGGCGGTGTGTTCTCGGAACTGAAGGAGCGCATTGTAATCAGGAACTGGGAAGTGTTAGAGGATCACATCTTGCCCCCTCAAAAACTTGCCTGGTTTGGAACACGGGATTCGCTGAAAACGGTTGAGAAATCCGACGGGTGGGTATATGCTCAAAACAATAAAGAGCAGTTTTTCGGCGATGGAGACCGGATTATGCGTGGTAATGACGAGGAACAGTATTTAATCTGGAGCATGCCGAATCTGTATGAGTATGCGGTCACGCTATATGCTACGACTACGACGATTGAGGCCAATGTTTTGATGCAGCTTTCTGTAGACGGGGAGTCTTGGGTCGATGTGTCCTACAGGCCTGTTGTATCAACCGATGATAACCAGTGGTTTAAGCTAGATGTCCTTGGTACCGTACCAAAAGAGGTACCTGCAGGGTTCTTCCGCATTGTCTTTACCGGTAATGACCTGCCCACAGATGAGCTACAACTTGGGTTTATACGCCTCTCCGGCGTGGTAGATGGGGCAAGTCTAGAGCTTCTAGACTAG
- a CDS encoding glycosyl hydrolase family 18 protein, which yields MKKIFCLSLTLFVGFFVFTAYNIAFAENEETAMITSVAFADDFMVSEARPDSFGNENTAKAFDGNDDTVWLITEKGSEAQLDFDEPRTMNIIHLKEVGSNTRKFRVDAWNGEEWVKVYGNDLIESYHLGVFDTITTNAICLVIEDYVGDAVKIKDVAVAYQGPISRDTEFINMAYFTGCNYVFNWDPVEPKKMDSFTDVTMLGNWQFDKHGNFRIMKERDGTGGFEKTLDPDSEEAKVLLQRWYQWMKSSMGENKPRLWISITAQKDAQRPDGTPEAGAPGGSVDAFSDPAVRAQFIADVVAHLKEYDLDGVDLDWEYPATASQWQDYNNLVIELAEALHLAGKLFSTAQAPNSGLSTQALNSFDRINIMAYDWFGTDQNHSTFAGAVDAIDTFINQRGVAKEKIVLGIPWYADKKGDCTTQTDWKTIYRLLTANNAIGDHTIDPGINTVDIWGFNGPNLVRNKVLYAIQKEIGGVFYWQVKNDFDYDFSYSLARTAKETIDRFVHYEEIMGALSSLAGTVLSDVTPVQIKLPEMTFSHVQILFDEQVLYQGEELPTNLVLNPAALSCGDHTLVLVVIDEHGTLHRDTAKFYVEHFDLIQPKRKGPWAEQIAGEMMIQVEPIIPASCFVDVRVDLKRIVVKLNAMDDSDVSSFEKNLFTGTTLPLNLSVNTLDLEDGAYDLIIHAETSEGIQHQVTERIVIKNWEILEDHILPPEKLGWFGVRDALKAVDKSDGWIYDQTEPELFFGDANRIMPKGGEQQFLTWKMPNLCTYELVLYTENQQIENDVIVQVSSDGDSWTALPYNVSVVYPQNPKSQWFKVHVCGTVPQEQSGVFFRLLFTNQSIPPKALQLGYVRLLGVVDAASLTLFP from the coding sequence ATGAAAAAAATCTTTTGTCTAAGCTTAACATTGTTTGTGGGTTTCTTTGTATTCACGGCCTATAACATAGCTTTCGCTGAAAATGAGGAAACGGCGATGATAACTTCAGTTGCTTTTGCTGACGATTTCATGGTATCAGAAGCCCGACCGGATTCATTTGGAAACGAAAACACAGCGAAGGCTTTCGATGGAAACGATGATACCGTTTGGTTGATTACGGAAAAGGGCAGTGAAGCCCAACTGGATTTTGATGAGCCGAGGACCATGAACATTATTCATCTTAAAGAGGTGGGTAGCAATACTCGTAAGTTCAGAGTAGATGCCTGGAACGGGGAGGAATGGGTTAAGGTTTATGGGAATGACTTAATTGAAAGTTATCATTTAGGAGTGTTTGATACGATCACGACTAACGCAATTTGCTTGGTGATCGAAGATTATGTTGGTGATGCGGTTAAGATCAAAGATGTCGCAGTGGCCTATCAAGGGCCTATCTCCCGAGATACTGAATTTATTAACATGGCTTATTTTACCGGTTGTAATTATGTTTTTAACTGGGACCCTGTAGAACCTAAGAAAATGGATTCCTTTACCGACGTAACGATGCTCGGCAATTGGCAGTTTGATAAACATGGCAACTTTCGCATTATGAAAGAAAGAGACGGAACCGGTGGATTTGAAAAGACCCTAGATCCAGATTCGGAGGAAGCCAAAGTTTTGTTACAACGTTGGTATCAATGGATGAAAAGTTCCATGGGAGAGAATAAACCCAGGCTATGGATTTCCATAACCGCACAGAAGGACGCCCAAAGACCCGATGGTACCCCCGAAGCCGGTGCTCCAGGGGGTTCAGTAGATGCTTTTTCTGATCCCGCAGTTCGGGCACAGTTTATTGCGGATGTAGTGGCACACCTGAAGGAGTATGACCTAGACGGTGTGGACCTTGACTGGGAGTATCCGGCAACGGCCAGCCAATGGCAGGACTATAACAACCTAGTTATTGAGTTGGCTGAGGCTCTTCATTTAGCGGGTAAGCTATTCTCTACAGCTCAGGCGCCGAACTCGGGATTATCAACACAGGCGCTCAACAGTTTTGACCGGATCAACATCATGGCCTATGATTGGTTTGGTACCGACCAGAACCATTCCACCTTTGCCGGCGCGGTGGATGCGATCGACACCTTCATCAACCAAAGAGGTGTGGCAAAGGAGAAAATCGTCTTGGGTATTCCCTGGTATGCAGACAAGAAAGGAGACTGCACTACCCAGACTGACTGGAAAACCATCTACCGGCTTCTCACTGCAAATAATGCTATCGGTGATCATACCATAGATCCGGGGATCAATACCGTTGACATCTGGGGTTTTAACGGGCCAAACCTAGTTAGAAATAAGGTTCTTTATGCTATTCAGAAGGAGATTGGCGGTGTCTTCTATTGGCAGGTCAAGAACGATTTTGACTATGATTTTTCCTATTCCTTGGCTAGAACTGCCAAAGAAACAATCGACCGCTTTGTGCACTACGAAGAGATCATGGGGGCTTTGAGTTCCCTTGCCGGAACAGTCCTAAGTGATGTAACCCCCGTACAAATAAAACTGCCTGAAATGACTTTTTCCCATGTTCAAATTTTGTTCGACGAACAGGTGCTCTATCAAGGGGAAGAGCTTCCAACAAATTTGGTGCTCAACCCGGCGGCGTTATCCTGTGGTGACCATACCTTGGTTCTGGTAGTCATTGATGAGCACGGTACTTTGCATCGAGATACCGCTAAATTCTACGTGGAGCATTTCGATTTAATACAGCCCAAACGTAAAGGCCCATGGGCGGAGCAAATAGCCGGTGAGATGATGATTCAGGTTGAGCCCATTATCCCAGCAAGTTGTTTTGTTGATGTGAGGGTAGACCTAAAACGTATCGTAGTGAAATTGAATGCTATGGATGATAGCGATGTTAGCTCGTTTGAAAAAAACTTGTTTACAGGTACAACCTTGCCATTGAATCTATCTGTAAACACATTAGACCTTGAGGATGGGGCCTATGATCTGATCATCCACGCCGAAACCAGCGAGGGAATTCAACACCAAGTAACAGAACGGATTGTCATTAAAAACTGGGAGATATTAGAGGACCATATCCTGCCCCCGGAGAAACTGGGTTGGTTTGGTGTGCGAGATGCCCTGAAGGCAGTGGATAAATCCGATGGATGGATATATGACCAAACTGAGCCTGAGCTATTCTTTGGTGATGCAAACCGCATTATGCCAAAGGGGGGTGAACAGCAGTTTCTTACCTGGAAAATGCCTAATCTATGCACATATGAGCTGGTATTGTATACGGAAAATCAGCAAATAGAAAATGATGTCATTGTGCAAGTATCTAGCGACGGCGACAGTTGGACCGCTCTGCCCTACAACGTGAGTGTGGTTTATCCACAGAATCCAAAGTCACAATGGTTTAAGGTTCATGTTTGTGGTACGGTTCCGCAGGAACAGTCCGGGGTATTTTTCCGATTGCTATTTACTAACCAGAGTATTCCCCCAAAGGCATTGCAACTAGGTTATGTACGATTGCTAGGTGTAGTGGATGCAGCAAGTCTTACGCTGTTTCCTTAA
- a CDS encoding extracellular solute-binding protein, which translates to MLLSKQNQWFGLVFVITLSMTLTSLTSVFAQEEIVLEVSLHEWHRVVIDTVQEGVTRFEEANPGIKVDVRTKGGGWDAFVVRAVAGTPPDILAFNTFNVAELAEAGYLQSLDQFIARTTLESDIFVPMWENWIWNGHTYAIPALETGPRIGLVWNQDMLDESGISIDPNQPLTWVEFLNYADKLTVLDSDDNVVRIGYDPRNGQNSRLFVLAPLLNAPWLDYETNEPLLDSIEFIDGFELFVDRIYRKYPSFQGGGGWYDIAYKTVATTNLGLYAPGEIRNVDPNVKVTVGWPPHAQGLKTQQLFGWGLGIPVGAKYTEESMKLIEFLATDVQFQLDLFAATGFMSAGADFMAELPNHVHDPNILWYINSLAEADEVNSLRPHPIIGKAEGLFNAAVGSIYSLETPARKALEEANRLLRAELVSQGFLD; encoded by the coding sequence TTCATTGACATCGGTTTTCGCTCAAGAGGAAATTGTGCTGGAAGTCTCATTACATGAGTGGCATCGTGTTGTTATTGATACCGTCCAAGAGGGTGTGACCCGATTTGAAGAAGCCAACCCTGGTATCAAAGTCGATGTGAGGACAAAAGGCGGAGGATGGGACGCGTTTGTGGTACGCGCTGTTGCGGGCACACCACCTGATATTCTTGCTTTTAATACGTTTAATGTCGCAGAGTTGGCTGAGGCTGGTTATCTACAATCACTTGACCAGTTTATCGCCAGAACGACGCTAGAATCTGATATTTTCGTACCGATGTGGGAAAATTGGATATGGAACGGTCATACCTATGCGATTCCTGCTCTTGAAACAGGTCCAAGAATTGGGCTGGTTTGGAACCAGGATATGCTTGATGAATCCGGAATTTCGATTGATCCAAATCAGCCATTGACCTGGGTTGAGTTTCTCAATTATGCCGATAAGTTGACCGTTCTTGATAGTGATGACAATGTTGTTCGAATTGGCTATGACCCTAGAAACGGACAAAACTCGAGACTTTTCGTTCTGGCTCCATTGCTCAATGCTCCTTGGTTAGACTATGAAACGAACGAACCATTGCTAGATAGTATTGAGTTCATCGACGGGTTTGAATTGTTTGTCGATCGGATTTATCGTAAATACCCATCATTTCAAGGTGGAGGCGGATGGTATGATATTGCCTACAAAACCGTGGCCACCACTAACCTCGGGTTATACGCTCCGGGGGAAATCCGCAACGTTGATCCTAATGTTAAAGTGACCGTCGGTTGGCCGCCGCATGCACAAGGCCTCAAGACGCAACAGCTTTTTGGCTGGGGTCTTGGTATTCCAGTTGGTGCTAAGTACACCGAGGAGAGTATGAAGTTGATTGAGTTTCTTGCAACTGATGTACAATTTCAACTGGACTTATTTGCTGCAACTGGATTCATGAGTGCAGGCGCCGACTTCATGGCGGAACTACCGAACCATGTCCATGATCCAAACATTCTTTGGTACATCAATAGTTTAGCAGAAGCAGACGAGGTTAACTCGCTAAGACCCCACCCAATCATCGGCAAAGCTGAAGGGCTTTTTAATGCAGCGGTCGGTAGTATTTACAGCCTTGAGACCCCTGCCCGAAAAGCACTGGAGGAAGCAAACCGCCTGTTGAGAGCTGAATTGGTATCGCAGGGTTTCCTTGATTAA
- a CDS encoding sulfatase produces the protein MSERPNIVFIMSDDHAAHAISAYGSRINRTPNIDRIANGGMRLDNCFCTNSICAPSRASILTGTHSHINGVRTLADRFDARQLTFDKLLQQSGYQTCIIGKWHLGHGGFSDPQGFDYWNVLPGQGAYHDPEMIEMGEKRRYHGYVTDIITDLSLGWLKSRDTNRPFCLLVHHKAPHRPWIPDQKHANLYEDVQIPEPETFNDDYANRATAAREAQMRIDEHLYKRDTKIDPPAGLNPQELKKWKYQRYIKDYLRCVASIDDNVGRLLNYLDEENLTENTIVIYTSDQGFFLGDHGWYDKRFMYEESLRMPFLIRYPKEIQPQSALDAMVLNIDFAPLFLDYAGLETPNVMQGRSFRQLLRGETIQDWRESMYYRYWMHLGDHYVYAHYGLRTYRYKLIYYYGEARDCGGTIDEAKTPEWELFDLQADPFELFNVYHEPAYQDVVKELKAELLRQRREVGDEDCPWDDD, from the coding sequence ATGAGTGAAAGGCCAAACATTGTCTTTATTATGAGTGATGATCACGCGGCCCATGCCATCAGTGCCTATGGGAGTAGGATCAATAGGACACCGAATATTGACCGAATTGCCAATGGGGGTATGCGTTTGGATAATTGCTTTTGTACTAACTCGATCTGTGCCCCTAGTAGAGCTTCGATCCTTACAGGTACACATAGTCATATCAATGGGGTCAGGACTTTAGCGGATCGGTTTGATGCAAGACAATTGACCTTTGACAAATTACTACAGCAATCAGGGTACCAAACGTGCATTATTGGTAAGTGGCATTTAGGACATGGTGGTTTCAGTGATCCCCAGGGATTTGACTACTGGAATGTGCTACCAGGTCAGGGGGCCTATCATGATCCGGAAATGATCGAGATGGGAGAAAAGAGACGTTATCATGGATATGTTACAGATATTATCACCGATTTGTCTTTGGGTTGGCTGAAGTCGCGAGATACTAACAGACCCTTTTGCTTGCTTGTGCATCATAAGGCACCCCATCGTCCATGGATTCCTGACCAGAAGCATGCCAATTTGTACGAGGATGTCCAGATTCCCGAACCGGAAACGTTCAATGATGATTATGCTAATCGGGCTACTGCAGCTCGGGAAGCGCAAATGCGCATAGACGAGCATCTGTACAAGAGAGATACAAAAATCGATCCACCAGCCGGTCTAAATCCCCAGGAGCTGAAGAAGTGGAAATACCAACGCTATATCAAAGACTACCTACGATGTGTTGCTTCTATCGATGATAACGTTGGCAGGCTGCTTAATTACCTTGATGAGGAAAACCTTACTGAAAATACGATTGTGATTTATACCTCGGACCAGGGCTTTTTTCTGGGAGACCACGGGTGGTATGACAAAAGGTTTATGTATGAAGAATCTTTACGGATGCCTTTTTTGATCCGTTACCCAAAGGAGATTCAACCACAATCTGCCCTGGATGCGATGGTTCTAAACATCGATTTTGCTCCTTTATTCCTAGACTACGCCGGACTAGAAACTCCGAACGTCATGCAAGGGCGGAGTTTCCGGCAGCTTCTACGGGGAGAAACAATTCAAGACTGGCGGGAGTCGATGTATTACCGCTATTGGATGCACTTAGGGGATCACTATGTTTATGCCCATTACGGGCTACGTACCTATCGCTATAAGCTGATTTACTACTACGGTGAAGCTCGGGACTGTGGCGGCACCATTGACGAAGCAAAGACTCCCGAGTGGGAGTTGTTTGATCTGCAAGCAGATCCCTTTGAGCTTTTCAATGTATATCATGAGCCGGCATATCAGGATGTGGTGAAGGAGCTTAAGGCTGAGCTACTGCGACAACGCAGGGAAGTCGGCGATGAGGATTGCCCCTGGGATGATGATTGA
- a CDS encoding sulfatase-like hydrolase/transferase, protein MSKGKPNVLVFYTDQQRWDTAGIHGNPLNLTPNLDRLALAGTHLYHSFTTQPVCGPARACLQTGMYATTTGCYRNGIPLPESCKTLAHYFNEADYYTGYIGKWHLAKADPVSEEEQGGYQYWLGANLLEMVSDAYDTVLFDKHGRQVRLPGYRVDALTDAAIRFIDDAQHKDNPFFLFISYLEPHFQNQRDDYPAPDGYMERYIGGWIPPDLAALGGSTHQHIAGYYGMVKRLDEALGRIVDALKSLELLDDTIILFTSDHGCHFKTRNGEYKRSPHDSSIRVPTVLSGPGFFGGGRVQELISTVDLPPTLLDAAGIEVPEQMQGRSVWQLLNRKCDSWPEEVFVQISESMVARAIRTKRWKYCVAALDKDPWRDSSSNSYDEYCLYDLQADPYELRNLIGLDSHKEVTEVMRNRLLKRLEETGELRPEIVPAKRQKSGLRVRPEEAYM, encoded by the coding sequence ATGTCCAAAGGGAAACCGAATGTTTTGGTGTTTTATACCGATCAACAACGTTGGGATACAGCAGGGATCCACGGTAATCCATTAAACCTTACTCCTAATTTAGATAGACTGGCGTTAGCCGGCACTCACTTGTATCATAGTTTCACAACGCAACCAGTATGTGGACCTGCTCGGGCCTGCCTACAAACCGGGATGTACGCAACAACCACGGGGTGCTATAGAAATGGTATTCCCCTACCGGAATCCTGTAAGACGTTGGCCCACTATTTTAACGAAGCGGACTACTACACCGGGTATATAGGGAAATGGCATCTGGCAAAGGCGGATCCGGTCAGTGAGGAGGAACAGGGGGGATACCAGTACTGGCTCGGTGCAAACCTGTTGGAAATGGTATCTGATGCCTACGATACTGTGCTTTTTGATAAGCACGGGCGTCAAGTCAGACTGCCTGGGTATCGGGTGGATGCTCTTACCGATGCTGCTATACGCTTTATTGATGATGCACAGCATAAGGATAATCCATTTTTCCTGTTCATTTCCTATTTAGAGCCCCACTTTCAGAATCAGCGGGATGACTATCCAGCCCCCGATGGTTATATGGAACGGTATATAGGTGGATGGATCCCGCCGGATCTTGCCGCGTTAGGCGGTTCAACACATCAACATATAGCTGGTTACTATGGAATGGTAAAGCGTTTAGATGAGGCATTAGGCCGGATTGTTGATGCTTTGAAGAGTCTGGAGCTCCTTGATGATACCATTATTCTCTTTACTTCTGACCATGGATGTCATTTCAAAACCCGAAATGGGGAATACAAGCGTTCACCCCATGACAGCTCGATTCGTGTCCCCACGGTACTAAGTGGACCGGGGTTCTTTGGTGGTGGTCGGGTTCAGGAACTGATCAGCACAGTTGATTTGCCACCTACTCTACTGGATGCCGCGGGAATAGAGGTTCCAGAACAGATGCAGGGAAGGTCAGTTTGGCAGTTACTTAATCGGAAGTGTGATTCCTGGCCGGAAGAGGTATTCGTGCAGATCAGCGAATCCATGGTAGCACGCGCCATAAGAACCAAACGCTGGAAGTACTGTGTTGCCGCTTTGGATAAAGATCCCTGGCGAGATTCATCTTCTAATAGCTATGATGAATACTGCTTATATGATCTCCAGGCGGATCCCTACGAACTACGGAATCTAATAGGATTAGACTCCCATAAGGAAGTGACAGAAGTGATGAGGAACCGGTTGTTAAAAAGGTTAGAAGAGACCGGGGAATTACGTCCTGAGATTGTGCCCGCCAAACGGCAAAAAAGCGGACTGCGGGTCAGGCCTGAAGAGGCCTATATGTAG
- a CDS encoding DnaJ domain-containing protein, translating to MSEIRQNPFIVLGVDPGADEQQIKTAYLQLIKVHRPESDPEKFKEIRSAYDELKDPTAQARALLRFGFKPGSPLAVDTKPQRHQAPTREGLVKLDPFGPFSRVPKARSIECLEKEIK from the coding sequence ATGAGTGAAATACGACAAAACCCTTTCATCGTTTTAGGGGTTGACCCTGGTGCTGACGAACAGCAGATCAAAACTGCCTATCTACAGTTGATTAAGGTACATCGTCCAGAAAGTGATCCCGAGAAGTTCAAGGAGATCAGGAGCGCCTACGATGAACTGAAGGATCCTACAGCACAGGCCCGTGCGTTACTTCGCTTTGGGTTCAAGCCCGGGTCACCCCTGGCAGTTGATACTAAGCCGCAACGTCATCAAGCGCCAACTCGTGAAGGCTTGGTCAAGCTGGATCCCTTTGGCCCCTTTAGCCGAGTGCCTAAGGCCCGTTCCATCGAGTGTTTAGAGAAGGAAATTAAGTAG
- a CDS encoding DUF86 domain-containing protein, with product MDDKVLRRYVELTLHLAAERCLDIANHIIAYEGYREPQSNSDCFQIHEQGIIELQLADRMKTMAQFRNIVVHDYLRIDPKIVYAVLKDNIPDIVLFAKQINDCYL from the coding sequence TTGGATGATAAAGTTCTCCGTCGCTATGTCGAACTAACACTGCATTTGGCTGCAGAGAGATGTTTAGATATAGCAAATCATATCATTGCCTACGAAGGATACCGTGAACCACAGAGTAATAGTGACTGTTTCCAGATCCATGAGCAAGGTATCATCGAACTCCAGCTTGCCGACCGGATGAAAACAATGGCCCAGTTCCGAAATATTGTTGTACATGATTATCTTCGTATCGATCCTAAGATCGTATACGCAGTCCTCAAAGACAATATTCCAGACATCGTACTCTTTGCCAAACAGATAAATGACTGCTATTTATAA